One Ricinus communis isolate WT05 ecotype wild-type chromosome 7, ASM1957865v1, whole genome shotgun sequence genomic region harbors:
- the LOC8288314 gene encoding peroxisomal membrane protein 13 yields MDSSSQPAGGSPPAKPWERSGTSSSGPTPFKPPTPGSTSDVVEASGTARPGEIVPAANRTTAVNNTNTLGRPVPTRPWEQQTYGSSYGGYNSGMNYNSGYGSGMYGSSYGGLGGSYGSGLYGNSMYRGGYGGLYGGGMYGGGTYSGGFGGGYGMGGMGGMGGMGGMGGMGPYGDQDPNNPYGAPSSPPGFWISFLRVMQGVVNFFGRISILIDQNTQAFHMFMTAMLQLFDRTGLLYGELARFVLRLLGIKTKPRKVQGPGPDGLPAPHNPHGNQNYIEGPKGAPSGGWDNVWGDNGSS; encoded by the exons ATGGACTCCAGTTCCCAGCCGGCAG GTGGGAGTCCTCCTGCAAAACCTTGGGAAAGATCAGGGACCTCGTCGTCTGGCCCTACGCCTTTTAAACCGCCAACACCTGGCAGTACCAGTGATGTAGTTGAGGCATCTGGAACAGCAAGACCAGGTGAAATTGTTCCAGCTGCTAATAGGACTACTGCTGTCAACAACACTAATACTCTTGGTAGACCTGTACCCACCAGGCCGTGGGAGCAGCAAACATATGGTAGCTCATATGGAG GATATAACTCCGGCATGAATTATAACTCTGGATATGGTTCTGGGATGTATGGTTCTTCATATGGTGGATTGGGAGGGTCTTATGGCAGTGGATTGTATGGAAACAGCATGTATAGAGGAGGTTATGGCGGTTTGTATGGAGGTGGCATGTATGGTGGGGGAACGTATAGTGGTGGTTTTGGTGGTGGCTATGGAATGGGGGGAATGGGTGGGATGGGTGGGATGGGTGGAATGGGAGGAATGGGGCCTTATGGTGATCAAGATCCGAATAATCCATATGGTGCTCCTTCATCTCCTCCTGGattttggatttcttttcttcgAGTG ATGCAAGGTGTTGTCAACTTTTTTGGTCGTATATCAATTCTGATAGACCAGAACACCCAGGCTTTTCACATGTTCATGACTGCGATGCTTCAG CTCTTTGATCGCACAGGCTTGTTGTATGGAGAGTTGGCCAGGTTTGTGTTGAGGTTGTTAGGAATCAAAACAAAACCCAGGAAGGTTCAAGGACCAGGACCTGATGGACTTCCTGCTCCTCACAACCCCCATGGGAATCAGAACTACATAGAGGGGCCTAAGGGTGCTCCAAGTGGTGGATGGGATAATGTTTGGGGAGACAATGGTAGCAGTTAA
- the LOC8288315 gene encoding F-box/LRR-repeat protein 12, protein MVDHSSDGPTSIMHLSDDCLSIIFQWLDCNSDRESFGLTCRRLLDIQNINRRSLQFQCSFTIFNLTSLPQRSLFINSFHIHRLLTRFQHLHFLSLSGCTDLPDSALIPLQFYGSRLHSLHLDCCFGLTDNGLSLITSGCPYLTVISLYRCNITDIGLQTLANGCSALKQINLSYCPLVSDCGLRSISQACCQLQAVKISCCREISGVGFTGCSPTLAYIDAESCNLDPKGVMGIVSGGGLEYLNVSGISWSIKGDGLAAIGSGFAARLKILNLRMCRTVGDESATAIAKGCPLLQEWNLALCHGVQISGWESIGFGCNRLEKLHVNRCRNLCDRGLQALREGCKMLSVLYLNKSCRVSSNAIELFKLYRGNVEIREEEVMCIGPARTFR, encoded by the coding sequence ATGGTAGATCATTCAAGTGATGGTCCTACCTCTATCATGCACTTGTCAGATGATTGCCTCTCTATTATTTTCCAATGGCTTGACTGTAATTCTGATCGTGAATCATTTGGGTTGACTTGCCGTCGCTTGCTTGatattcaaaatatcaaccgtcgatccttacAATTCCAATGCTCATTCACCATTTTCAACCTTACTTCATTACCTCAAAGAAGCCTTTTTATAAACTCATTCCATATTCATAGGCTGCTCACCCGTTTTCAGCATTTACATTTCTTGTCACTGTCTGGTTGCACTGATCTACCTGATTCAGCCCTCATCCCATTGCAATTTTATGGCTCAAGGTTGCACTCTCTTCATCTGGATTGCTGTTTTGGACTCACAGATAATGGGCTTTCCCTAATTACTTCTGGGTGCCCCTATTTAACAGTTATCAGTCTTTATCGATGCAATATCACTGATATTGGATTACAAACTTTAGCGAATGGATGCTCAGCTCTGAAGCAGATAAATCTGTCATACTGTCCGCTTGTTTCTGACTGTGGACTGAGATCCATTTCTCAAGCCTGCTGTCAGCTTCAGGCAGTTAAGATATCTTGTTGCAGGGAAATAAGTGGAGTTGGCTTTACAGGGTGTTCACCCACTTTAGCTTATATAGATGCGGAGTCTTGTAACCTTGATCCAAAAGGGGTCATGGGAATTGTTAGTGGAGGTGGACTGGAGTATTTAAATGTTTCTGGTATAAGCTGGTCGATTAAGGGAGACGGTCTGGCAGCAATTGGTTCAGGTTTCGCTGCGAGGCTTAAAATTCTTAACCTCCGGATGTGCAGAACTGTTGGTGATGAATCCGCCACGGCAATCGCAAAGGGGTGCCCGCTGCTACAAGAATGGAATTTGGCACTGTGTCATGGAGTTCAAATTTCAGGGTGGGAATCAATTGGGTTTGGTTGCAATAGATTAGAGAAACTCCATGTGAATCGCTGCAGGAATCTGTGCGATCGCGGCTTGCAGGCTCTAAGGGAAGGGTGCAAAATGCTCTCTGTTTTATATCTCAACAAAAGTTGTCGAGTATCCTCTAATGCAATAGAGCTGTTTAAATTGTATAGAGGTAATGTTGAGATAAGGGAAGAAGAGGTAATGTGTATCGGACCTGCCAGAACATTTAGATAA
- the LOC8288316 gene encoding uncharacterized protein At4g08330, chloroplastic produces the protein MSQADVSYSCGSCGYPLNLSSSNRITSSIDSEYRKSIKKGYISFLSVDLSRFTQVDEVNCIPLYWGRYRSKTKLLCRKCGVHIGYGYGDSPALCGFDSPSSSNSAYKKFTIKIRALQPSEEC, from the exons ATGTCCCAAGCTGACGTCTCTTACAG TTGTGGGTCTTGTGGATACCCGTTGAATTTATCGTCTTCCAATCGCATCACTTCCAGCATAGATTCTGAATATCGTAAATCCATAAAGAAAGGTTATATCTCCTTCCTGTCTGTTGACCTTAGTCGATTCACTCAGGTTGACGAGGTAAACTGTATTCCTTTGTACTGGGGCCGCTATCGTTCAAAAACTAAGCTCCTCTGTCGCAAATGTGGGGTTCATATAGGCTATGGTTATGGAGATTCTCCTGCTCTGTGTGGTTTTGACTCTCCAAGCTCATCTAACTCAGCTTATAAGAAGTTTACTATAAAGATTCGAGCTTTACAACCTTCCGAAGAGTGCTAA